GACCGGGCGACGGTGAGGGAGGCCGCGGAATCAACCAACGTCCGCCGGCGTTGAAGCCAACCGTGCCCATCGACGACTCACGCCGCGTGTCCATGCTGATCGGCGTGCTCTTCGGGCTCGCCGGGATGGGCTCCGCAGCCGCCGCCGTGGCGCTCCCGGCCCTGGGCCAGGACTTCGGCATCAGCGTCGGCACCGCCGCGTGGACGATCAGCCTCTACGCGCTGATGTTCGCGGTCACCACGGCGCTCTACGGCCGCTTCTCCGACCTCGTCGGCATCCGCACCCCGCTGCTGATCGGCATCGGGCTGATGGCCGGCGGCGCGCTGCTGGCCGCGCTGGCGCCGACGTACGCCGTGCTCCTCTTCGCCCGCCTCGTCCAGGGCGCCGGCGCCGCCGCCGTGCCGACCCTCGGTGTGGCGATCCTCAGCGGCCGGTACGACGGTGCCGTCCGCGGGCTCGCCCTGGGCCGGCTCGCCGGCACCGCGGCCGCCGTGACCAGCCTCGGGCCGCTGCTCGGCGGGGTCGTCGAGCACGCCTTCGGCTGGCGCGCGGTGATGGCGATCCCGATGCTCGGGGCGCTGGTGATCCCGTTCGTGTGGCGCGCGCTGACCACCGAGGGGAGCGGGGCCAACCTCGACGTCATCGGGGCCGTGCTCGTCGCCCTCACCGCCGCCGGGCTGGTGCTGCTCATCCAGTCGCCCTCGACCGGTCTGGTGATCGCGCTCGTCGGGCTGCTGCTGCTCGGTCTCGGCACCCCGCTGGTGATGCTGCAGGTGCGGCGTCGCCCCGACGGGTTCCTGCCACGCGACGTGATCCGCAACCCCGTCGTCGTCCGCTCCGCGCTGGCGGCGGCCGCCGTGCCCGCCTCGTGGTTCGGGATGCTGATCGCCGTGCCCGCGGTGCTCGTCGGCGAGGCCGGCTGGGAGCCGTGGCAGGTCGGCCTGCTGCTGCTGCCCAGCTCGGTGGTCGCGGTCCTCATGCCTCGGGTGACCGGGCCGATGCTGACCAGGATCGGCGCCGCCCAGACGCTCGTCGGGGCCGCGATCGCCGCCTCGCTCGCGCTGTTCATGTCCGCGTGGGGTGCTGCCGTGCTCTCGCCGGTGGTGCTCGCGATCGCGTTGATCCTGGTGACGTTCTCCTTCGGCGCCGGCCAGCCCGCCCTCTCCGCCTCCGTCGGGGGCGCGGTGCACGTGCACGTGCGCGGGGTGGCCCTCGGCATCGCCACGCTCGTCTTCATGACCGGTGGCTCCGTCGGCTCCGCCCTCGTCGGCGGTCTCGGCTCGGTCACCGGGCTGCCGTGGGCGCTGGCCATCCTCGGGGTGCTGCCGCTGATCGGCATGACCGCGCTGTTCCCGATCCTCAAGCACTCCCCGGAGGCGCTGATCGCCGAGGCCGACTGACGGCCCCGCCTTGTCCGCGGTCAGAGGTGGAAGCCGCTGCTGTGCGGGCAGGCGGTGCCGTACCGCCACCGACACCGGACGTAGCGTCGGAAGCGGGTGAGGCCCTTACGCGACATGGTCCGAAGGTAAGGAACGATCCGTTCGCTCGCCACAAGAAGTGCAGTGAGTGGGCGAATGGGGGCATGGAGGACCAGACCAGCAGCAAACGCCGAGCGGTCACTTCTGCACCCTCGAGCAGTCACTTTGTGCACGCCCGAAAAAGTTTTCGATCTGCCTGTGGAAAACGCTATTTGACCTGGTGTTTTACCTAGCGGCTTGGGAGAATGTTCCCATGGCCACGACGGCGCTGCACCCCATCGGCGACGCTGTCGCGCGGGTGCACTCGGTGTTGGACGACGTCGCTGAGACCCCGGCGTGGTCGATGGGTCAGGCTGACGCCGCTGAGGTGCTGGTGCAGATCGCGCGGGCTGAGGCGAGGTTGGTCGAGCTCCGCTCCCGGGCGCTGGTGCAGGCGGAGGCTGTGGCGGTCCAGGATCGCAACGCCTCGCCGTCGCTGGCGGTGTGGCACGCGTACGTGACCCGGTCGACGAAGCGGGAGTCGTTCCGCGAGGTCCACCTCGCCACCG
This Nocardioides dokdonensis FR1436 DNA region includes the following protein-coding sequences:
- a CDS encoding MFS transporter, with amino-acid sequence MPIDDSRRVSMLIGVLFGLAGMGSAAAAVALPALGQDFGISVGTAAWTISLYALMFAVTTALYGRFSDLVGIRTPLLIGIGLMAGGALLAALAPTYAVLLFARLVQGAGAAAVPTLGVAILSGRYDGAVRGLALGRLAGTAAAVTSLGPLLGGVVEHAFGWRAVMAIPMLGALVIPFVWRALTTEGSGANLDVIGAVLVALTAAGLVLLIQSPSTGLVIALVGLLLLGLGTPLVMLQVRRRPDGFLPRDVIRNPVVVRSALAAAAVPASWFGMLIAVPAVLVGEAGWEPWQVGLLLLPSSVVAVLMPRVTGPMLTRIGAAQTLVGAAIAASLALFMSAWGAAVLSPVVLAIALILVTFSFGAGQPALSASVGGAVHVHVRGVALGIATLVFMTGGSVGSALVGGLGSVTGLPWALAILGVLPLIGMTALFPILKHSPEALIAEAD